TTAACTTAGCATTTATCGGACACGTTGACCACGGAAAATCCACTTTAGTTGGAAACTTATTAGTAAAAGCTGGTACAATCAATGAACAACAATTAGCTTCCGGAGAAGACAAATTCAGATTTATTATGGATACTACCAAAGAAGAACAAGAAAGAGGAGTAACCAT
The nucleotide sequence above comes from uncultured Methanobrevibacter sp.. Encoded proteins:
- a CDS encoding GTP-binding protein, translating into MAKEKEHLNLAFIGHVDHGKSTLVGNLLVKAGTINEQQLASGEDKFRFIMDTTKEEQERGVTIDLAHQKFSTKKYDYTVVDCPGHRDFVKNMITGASQADA